In one Lolium rigidum isolate FL_2022 chromosome 3, APGP_CSIRO_Lrig_0.1, whole genome shotgun sequence genomic region, the following are encoded:
- the LOC124702459 gene encoding protein ELF4-LIKE 4-like: MEGDTMSGFGGAPATNGVDTKVLHAFQSSFVQVQGLLDQNRVLINEINQNHESKVPGDLSRNVGLIRELNNNIRRVVDLYANLSSLFAASSGGGGGRAMSEGGSVGTVRQAGHKRIRSGMD, encoded by the coding sequence ATGGAAGGCGACACCATGTCGGGGTTCGGCGGCGCACCGGCAACGAACGGCGTCGACACCAAGGTGCTGCATGCCTTCCAGTCGAGCTTCGTGCAGGTGCAGGGCCTGCTCGACCAGAACCGTGTACTCATCAACGAGATCAACCAGAACCATGAGTCCAAGGTGCCCGGCGACCTCTCCCGCAATGTTGGCCTCATCAGGGAGCTTAACAACAACATCCGTCGCGTGGTCGACCTTTATGCCAACCTGTCCTCGCTCTTCGCTGCCTCCTCGGGGGGTGGTGGCGGCCGTGCCATGTCCGAGGGTGGGTCCGTCGGCACTGTCCGGCAAGCTGGGCACAAGAGGATCAGGTCCGGCATGGACTAA
- the LOC124698366 gene encoding transcription factor MYB1-like — MGRKPCCSKEGLNRGAWTAMEDDILVSYINKHGEGKWGSLPKRAGLNRCGKSCRLRWLNYLRPGIKRGNISDDEEDLIVRLHRLLGNRWSLIAGRLPGRTDNEIKNYWNTTLSKKVMLPPPPQGNNHSGCSNSLQAVASSKPASPPPPEGAAPPDTSSPIRTKALRCTTVMAAAGHDLPLENAAAEETTPAEGQQDFAGDDLSIDLDLDGIELGFLLSPWRGGADGLEAAGDHGLFGACGTNQSDDLEELLGLGDVESHGGVPSLGDFELPWL, encoded by the exons ATGGGGAGGAAGCCATGCTGCTCCAAGGAGGGCCTGAACAGAGGGGCATGGACAGCAATGGAGGACGACATCCTGGTGTCCTACATCAACAAGCACGGCGAGGGGAAATGGGGAAGCCTCCCCAAGCGAGCTG GGCTGAATCGCTGCGGGAAGAGCTGCCGGCTGCGATGGCTGAACTACCTCCGGCCGGGGATCAAGAGAGGCAACATCTCCGACGACGAAGAGGATCTGATCGTCAGGCTCCACAGGCTCCTCGGCAACAG GTGGTCGCTGATCGCGGGGCGGCTGCCGGGGCGAACAGACAATGAGATCAAGAACTACTGGAACACCACCCTCAGCAAGAAGGtaatgctgccgccgccgccgcaagggAACAACCACAGCGGCTGCTCCAACAGCCTGCAGGCCGTCGCTTCGTCGAAGCCGGCGTCGCCACCCCCGCCTGAGGGTGCAGCGCCACCGGACACGAGCAGCCCGATCCGGACCAAGGCGCTGCGGTGCACCACGGTGATGGCAGCAGCAGGTCACGACCTTCCACTGGAGAACGCGGCGGCTGAAGAGACGACACCGGCTGAAGGCCAGCAAGATTTCGCTGGAGACGACCTGTCGATCGACCTCGATTTGGACGGGATCGAGCTGGGATTCCTGCTCAGCCCGTGGCGCGGTGGTGCTGACGGCTTGGAGGCAGCGGGTGATCATGGTCTGTTCGGTGCTTGTGGAACTAATCAGTCTGATGACCTTGAGGAGCTGCTGGGACTCGGAGACGTCGAGAGCCATGGTGGAGTGCCGTCGCTCGGAGACTTCGAATTGCCGTGGCTTTGA